Proteins from a single region of Pseudomonas sp. BSw22131:
- a CDS encoding DUF3053 domain-containing protein: MNVSLRPQWLLVLALPFLLIACGDKEPEQRAAFTQFLQTRIVDKPGVHVPKLTPDESKAFGEYSTHYAVITDFNSGMDTAVKPLATLVQKGAVRSLGDLVSRRDDIKTVQAGLTDMNTQLKQQQAKADSAHAQLKQPEDLKAVYDKAYDRTVTVPANTLLEVLPQINGTLDTSLKVADYVNAHKAQIEINGALVKVQDPKVQAELNTLLEELNTQAKTVQQAQVRLKTLMFGN, encoded by the coding sequence ATGAATGTCTCGCTTCGCCCTCAGTGGCTACTCGTCCTTGCCCTGCCCTTCTTACTCATCGCCTGTGGCGACAAAGAACCCGAACAACGCGCGGCCTTCACGCAGTTTCTGCAAACCCGCATCGTCGACAAACCGGGCGTACACGTGCCCAAACTGACGCCGGATGAGTCGAAAGCATTTGGTGAATACTCCACGCATTACGCGGTAATCACCGACTTCAACAGCGGGATGGACACCGCCGTCAAACCGTTGGCCACACTCGTTCAGAAAGGCGCCGTGCGCTCGCTGGGCGATCTGGTTTCACGCCGGGACGACATCAAAACGGTGCAGGCCGGCCTCACCGACATGAACACCCAACTCAAGCAGCAACAGGCTAAAGCCGACAGCGCTCACGCCCAGCTCAAGCAACCGGAAGACTTGAAAGCGGTCTACGACAAAGCCTACGACCGCACCGTAACCGTGCCTGCCAACACGCTTCTGGAGGTGCTGCCGCAGATTAACGGCACACTGGACACCAGCCTGAAAGTGGCCGACTACGTGAATGCGCACAAGGCGCAGATCGAGATAAACGGCGCGTTGGTCAAGGTTCAAGACCCGAAGGTGCAGGCGGAACTGAACACCCTTCTGGAAGAGTTGAACACCCAGGCCAAGACCGTCCAACAGGCTCAGGTCCGCCTGAAAACCCTGATGTTCGGCAACTGA
- a CDS encoding GNAT family N-acetyltransferase, whose translation MPATSQHPETVNVLPLTRAELAQACELVRLAFATFIEAAEPGEFWNDRDYVHNRWNAPHSNWLKAEIDGRMVGVLCVSRWGSHAVVGPVAVHPQFWDRAIAKSLMTGCIEQLDAWGVSHAGLMTFPDSAKHIGLYQRFGFWPRSLIAILQHPVSAESGPTGVLKYGAPGSDAQALKNACAAITHAIAPGLDVTGEMDAVREQKLGTTLILVDEAAQPHAFAICHFGPHSEAGAGVFYVKFAAVASGPRAPSVFATLIAACNAAAVQASQETLTVGVNTARDGAYRWLIDEGFRTDILGISMHRGGAGYDHAQAWILDDWR comes from the coding sequence ATGCCCGCTACGTCCCAGCACCCTGAAACGGTGAATGTCCTGCCGCTCACCCGCGCCGAACTGGCCCAGGCCTGCGAACTGGTCAGGCTGGCGTTCGCGACGTTCATCGAAGCAGCGGAGCCCGGAGAGTTCTGGAATGACCGCGATTACGTGCACAACCGCTGGAACGCGCCGCACAGCAACTGGCTCAAGGCCGAGATCGACGGCCGAATGGTCGGCGTGCTGTGCGTGTCGCGCTGGGGCAGTCATGCGGTTGTCGGGCCAGTGGCCGTGCACCCGCAATTCTGGGACCGCGCCATCGCCAAAAGCCTGATGACCGGTTGCATCGAGCAGCTGGATGCCTGGGGCGTTAGCCATGCCGGGCTGATGACCTTTCCCGACAGCGCTAAACACATCGGGCTATACCAGCGTTTTGGCTTCTGGCCGAGGTCGCTCATCGCCATTTTGCAACACCCGGTCAGCGCTGAAAGCGGCCCGACCGGCGTGCTGAAATACGGCGCGCCAGGCAGCGATGCACAGGCCCTGAAAAACGCATGCGCCGCCATCACCCACGCCATCGCGCCTGGGCTGGACGTGACCGGCGAGATGGACGCCGTGCGAGAACAAAAGCTCGGCACCACATTGATACTGGTCGACGAGGCGGCTCAACCTCACGCCTTCGCGATCTGCCATTTCGGTCCGCACAGCGAGGCGGGCGCCGGCGTCTTTTACGTCAAGTTCGCAGCAGTGGCCTCTGGTCCGCGGGCGCCTTCGGTGTTTGCCACGCTGATCGCCGCCTGCAACGCGGCGGCGGTGCAGGCCAGTCAGGAGACCCTCACCGTCGGGGTCAATACCGCGCGCGACGGAGCGTACCGCTGGCTGATCGATGAAGGGTTTCGGACTGACATTCTGGGCATCTCGATGCACCGAGGCGGCGCTGGTTACGATCACGCCCAAGCCTGGATCCTTGATGACTGGCGCTGA
- a CDS encoding alkene reductase, with protein sequence MSTLFDPVTFGDIALANRVVMAPLTRSRAIDRVPNALMAEYYTQRAGAGLILSEATSVTPMGVGYADTPGIWSEAQVAGWSLVTDAVHRAGGKIVLQLWHVGRISHPVFLDGALPVAPSAIQPKGHVSHLRPKVPFPTPRALAIEEIPGIIEAYRQGAENAKRAGFDGVLVHGANGYLPDQFLQSSSNTRTDAYGGSHANRARLLLEVTDAAISVWGAGRVGVHLAPRGDGGVGSYIDHSMGDDNPVETFKHVARELGKRKIAFISTREKEGPDSIGPMLKDTFGGHHIANEAFTQDSAQAWLGAGKADAIAFGVPFIANPDLPERLRVGAAWNEARREYFYAGVEVGYTDYPTLAQVAEPA encoded by the coding sequence ATGAGCACTCTTTTTGACCCCGTCACTTTCGGTGATATCGCACTCGCCAACCGGGTGGTGATGGCACCTTTAACCCGCAGCCGCGCCATCGACCGCGTGCCCAATGCGCTGATGGCCGAGTATTACACCCAACGCGCCGGCGCCGGGCTGATCCTGAGCGAGGCAACGTCGGTCACGCCAATGGGCGTGGGCTACGCAGACACACCGGGCATCTGGTCTGAAGCGCAGGTCGCAGGCTGGTCGCTGGTGACTGACGCCGTGCACCGGGCAGGCGGGAAGATCGTGCTGCAGTTGTGGCACGTCGGGCGCATCTCTCATCCGGTATTCCTCGACGGCGCGCTGCCTGTAGCACCCAGCGCCATTCAGCCCAAAGGCCATGTGAGCCATCTGCGGCCCAAAGTGCCGTTCCCAACGCCACGGGCACTTGCGATCGAGGAGATTCCAGGGATTATCGAGGCCTACCGCCAAGGGGCTGAAAACGCCAAACGTGCAGGTTTTGACGGCGTGCTGGTCCACGGTGCCAACGGTTATCTGCCGGACCAGTTTCTGCAAAGTTCGAGCAACACGCGCACCGACGCTTATGGCGGATCACATGCCAATCGCGCGCGCTTGCTGCTGGAAGTGACCGATGCGGCAATCAGCGTGTGGGGCGCAGGCCGGGTCGGGGTTCACCTTGCCCCTCGTGGCGACGGCGGCGTCGGCAGTTACATCGACCACAGCATGGGCGATGACAACCCGGTGGAAACGTTCAAGCACGTCGCCCGCGAACTCGGGAAGCGCAAGATTGCGTTCATCAGCACCCGTGAAAAAGAAGGCCCCGACAGCATTGGACCGATGCTCAAGGACACCTTTGGCGGCCATCACATCGCCAACGAAGCGTTCACCCAGGATTCGGCTCAGGCCTGGCTGGGCGCCGGGAAAGCAGACGCCATTGCGTTCGGCGTACCCTTTATCGCTAATCCGGACCTGCCGGAACGTCTGCGGGTTGGCGCTGCGTGGAACGAGGCCCGTCGAGAGTATTTCTACGCTGGCGTCGAGGTGGGCTACACCGACTACCCCACCCTGGCGCAGGTCGCTGAACCGGCTTGA
- a CDS encoding type 1 glutamine amidotransferase domain-containing protein has translation MKILMVLTSHDALGNTGKKTGFWLEEFAAPYYVFKDAGVEIVLASPKGGQPPLDPKSSEADAQTDATRRFDADSSAKAQLASTLLLKDAARGDYDAVFYPGGHGPLWDLAEDADSIALIESTLSAGKPVAAVCHAPGVLRHVKSADGKPLVSGKSVTGFTNTEEDAVGLTDVVPFLVEDMLKHNGGQYSKGADWQSYVVEDGLLITGQNPASSEAGAQALLDKLGNR, from the coding sequence ATGAAGATTCTGATGGTTCTGACATCCCACGACGCACTGGGCAACACCGGCAAGAAAACCGGTTTTTGGCTGGAAGAATTTGCCGCGCCGTATTACGTGTTCAAGGACGCAGGCGTGGAGATCGTTCTGGCTTCGCCCAAGGGCGGTCAGCCTCCGCTGGACCCGAAAAGCAGTGAGGCAGATGCGCAAACCGACGCCACCCGCCGCTTCGATGCCGACAGCAGCGCCAAAGCACAACTGGCCAGCACCCTGCTGTTGAAGGATGCGGCACGCGGCGATTACGACGCAGTGTTTTACCCAGGCGGCCATGGCCCGCTGTGGGACCTGGCTGAAGACGCAGACTCCATCGCGCTGATCGAAAGCACCCTGTCCGCCGGCAAGCCGGTTGCCGCGGTATGCCATGCGCCGGGCGTTCTGCGCCACGTCAAGTCAGCCGATGGCAAGCCGTTGGTGTCGGGCAAATCCGTCACCGGCTTTACCAACACCGAAGAAGACGCGGTCGGCCTGACCGACGTGGTGCCGTTTCTGGTTGAGGACATGCTCAAACACAACGGCGGCCAATACTCCAAGGGCGCCGACTGGCAGTCCTACGTGGTCGAGGATGGGCTGTTGATCACCGGCCAGAACCCGGCGTCGTCCGAGGCTGGCGCCCAAGCGCTGCTGGACAAGCTCGGTAACCGCTGA
- a CDS encoding TetR/AcrR family transcriptional regulator, whose translation MNTTLPTDARQRILDAAAQVIGRKGFAAVGLNEVLLLAKVPKGSFYHYFSSKDAFGQALLESYFQNYLAEMDQIFEAPAQTEREKLEKYWQRWLENQSLHHDFGKCLVVKLGAELADLSEPMRLALDQGTAKVIQRIGAALSRGLDDGSFRLTDPPSHVALRLYQLWLGASVMTKITRTTAPFDEAISATRHVLNHS comes from the coding sequence ATGAACACGACTTTACCCACTGACGCCAGACAACGAATCCTTGATGCCGCAGCACAGGTCATCGGCCGCAAAGGGTTCGCGGCCGTAGGGCTTAATGAGGTACTGCTGCTGGCCAAAGTCCCCAAGGGCTCGTTTTACCACTACTTCAGTTCCAAGGACGCGTTTGGTCAGGCACTGCTGGAGTCCTATTTTCAGAACTATCTCGCTGAGATGGATCAGATCTTTGAGGCCCCTGCGCAGACAGAACGCGAAAAGCTCGAGAAGTACTGGCAGCGCTGGCTGGAAAACCAGTCCCTGCACCACGATTTCGGCAAGTGCCTGGTTGTGAAGCTGGGCGCTGAGCTGGCTGATCTGTCCGAGCCCATGAGGCTGGCGCTGGATCAGGGCACGGCCAAGGTGATCCAGCGCATTGGCGCCGCACTTTCACGGGGTCTGGACGACGGTTCGTTCCGCCTGACCGACCCACCGTCACACGTCGCGCTCAGGCTGTATCAGCTTTGGCTGGGTGCCAGCGTGATGACAAAGATAACGCGCACCACCGCACCGTTCGATGAGGCGATTTCGGCCACACGGCACGTGCTTAATCACTCCTGA
- a CDS encoding GlxA family transcriptional regulator, which yields MHSVALIVYPNFQSLSLSVGSVFECANMMRDEPAYTFHLVSESGGPVMSSQGFSVLTTPLSAEGYDTVIISGHMEFELPALSLLEFVRAASAHSRRIVSLCTGSFVLAEAGLLDGKRATTHWIYAPAFKKRYPDIQLEEDRLFVVDGDVWTGAGMSAGLDLALAMVENDLGSDIARRIARKLVIYQRRGSEQSQLSALLELDPKSDRVQLALVYARENLNSDLSVEALAAVARLSPRQFSRVFREETGQTPAKAVECLRVEAARVMMETSRHPIEVIARESGFGDRERMRQAFLRTFGQHPQAMQRALATAERGELMPGTPR from the coding sequence ATGCATTCCGTTGCTTTGATTGTTTATCCCAACTTCCAGTCGCTCAGCCTGTCCGTGGGCTCGGTGTTCGAGTGCGCGAACATGATGCGCGACGAGCCGGCCTACACCTTTCATCTGGTGTCGGAGTCGGGCGGGCCGGTGATGTCGTCGCAGGGCTTTTCGGTGCTGACCACGCCGCTTAGCGCCGAGGGGTACGACACCGTGATCATCAGCGGCCACATGGAGTTCGAGCTTCCGGCCCTGAGCCTGCTGGAGTTCGTGCGCGCCGCGTCTGCGCACTCGCGCCGCATCGTGTCGTTGTGCACCGGAAGCTTTGTGCTGGCGGAGGCCGGTCTGCTCGACGGCAAACGCGCAACCACTCACTGGATCTATGCGCCGGCGTTCAAAAAACGCTACCCCGATATTCAGCTTGAGGAAGACCGGCTGTTCGTTGTGGACGGTGACGTGTGGACCGGCGCAGGCATGAGTGCCGGGCTGGACCTGGCGCTGGCGATGGTCGAAAACGATCTGGGCAGCGACATAGCGCGGCGGATTGCCCGCAAGCTGGTGATTTATCAGCGGCGGGGCAGCGAACAATCGCAGTTGTCGGCGCTGCTGGAACTTGACCCCAAATCTGACCGGGTCCAGCTGGCACTGGTTTACGCGCGGGAAAATCTGAACAGCGATTTGTCGGTGGAGGCGTTAGCGGCAGTGGCGCGCTTGAGCCCGCGACAGTTCAGCCGGGTGTTCCGTGAAGAAACCGGGCAGACGCCAGCCAAGGCGGTCGAGTGTCTTCGGGTCGAGGCCGCCAGGGTGATGATGGAAACCAGCCGTCACCCCATAGAGGTGATTGCCCGTGAGTCAGGATTTGGTGATCGCGAGCGGATGCGGCAAGCGTTTCTGCGCACCTTCGGCCAGCATCCGCAAGCCATGCAACGGGCACTAGCCACGGCTGAGCGGGGTGAGCTGATGCCCGGCACACCCCGGTAG
- a CDS encoding LTA synthase family protein, giving the protein MGWLHARRLHYWLAATAIIWFLLAVLRVVFFFGFSGFDAKALSDDNALLETLGIGFRFDLRLAILLMLPVAVLAWIPRWNLLGSRLLRGVARIYLFVALSVVLLIYIIDFGHYAYLGVRINATILRYLDDAQISRDMVWQTYPVIWISLGWLLTVALVTLALVKLERLTLDRRRIVIHPLSATWGGTVMVVLVLLGILGRVENMNLENPVPLRWSDAFFSGNNQIAALGLNPVIFLYDTIKVGQSRYDEAQVREHYAVMSKYLGVDKPDPQTLDFVRHQAPQPYKVASARPPNVMFVMLESLGTSAVGAYGNPINPTPNIDRLASQSWFFEHFYVPVTGTAKTVWASISGVPDVTRQETATRNPLITRQHTLINAFNGYEKIYTIGGNSGWANMNALIRQSIDGVRLFEERDWKSPVVDVWGISDLDLFKETDQILQALPKDKPFFAYVQTAGNHRPFTIPKTNDGFEVKNPTLAEVQAAGSRSVEQYNAVRLLDFNIGRLMEIAKKGGYYENTIFVLFGDHNTRIAQIPYLAPAYEQLGLESNAVPMIIHAPALLGARTVNEAVGLVDLLPTVAGMAGLEFRNSGMGRDIQQPAPEGERVVPLVLREGTFPLIAGVTQHYMVQMQHDGSSPTLHDLASQTPLDDVAGQNPAEFRRLVELTRGMHETSRLMLYQNVRK; this is encoded by the coding sequence ATGGGTTGGCTGCACGCAAGACGTCTGCATTACTGGCTGGCCGCAACAGCCATTATCTGGTTTCTGTTGGCGGTGCTGCGGGTGGTGTTCTTTTTCGGCTTTTCCGGTTTCGACGCCAAGGCCCTGAGCGACGATAACGCGCTGCTGGAAACGCTGGGCATCGGCTTTCGGTTCGACCTCAGGCTGGCGATCCTGCTGATGTTGCCCGTTGCCGTGCTGGCCTGGATACCGCGCTGGAACCTGCTGGGCAGCCGCCTGTTGCGCGGTGTGGCGCGCATCTACCTGTTTGTCGCGCTGAGCGTTGTATTGCTGATCTACATCATCGACTTCGGCCACTACGCGTACCTCGGCGTGCGAATCAACGCCACCATTCTGCGCTATCTCGACGACGCGCAAATTTCCCGCGACATGGTCTGGCAAACCTACCCCGTGATCTGGATTTCTCTCGGTTGGCTGCTCACGGTCGCGCTGGTGACACTGGCGCTGGTGAAGCTGGAGCGCCTGACGCTCGACCGCCGTCGCATCGTGATTCATCCACTGTCAGCCACGTGGGGCGGTACGGTGATGGTCGTGCTGGTGCTGCTGGGTATTTTGGGCCGTGTCGAAAACATGAACCTCGAAAACCCGGTCCCGTTGCGCTGGAGCGATGCGTTTTTTTCCGGCAATAACCAGATTGCAGCGCTGGGCCTGAACCCGGTGATTTTCCTCTATGACACCATCAAGGTCGGCCAGTCGCGCTACGACGAAGCTCAAGTGCGTGAACACTACGCGGTGATGTCCAAGTACCTGGGCGTCGACAAGCCCGACCCGCAAACGCTCGACTTTGTGCGCCATCAGGCGCCGCAGCCTTACAAGGTTGCCAGCGCCAGGCCACCGAATGTGATGTTCGTGATGCTGGAGTCCCTCGGTACCAGCGCGGTGGGCGCCTACGGCAACCCGATCAATCCAACGCCCAACATTGACCGCCTCGCCAGCCAGAGCTGGTTTTTCGAGCATTTTTACGTGCCGGTCACCGGAACGGCGAAAACCGTGTGGGCGAGTATTTCGGGCGTGCCGGACGTTACCCGTCAGGAAACGGCGACGCGCAACCCGTTGATCACGCGCCAGCACACGCTGATCAATGCGTTCAACGGCTACGAAAAGATCTACACCATCGGCGGCAACTCCGGCTGGGCCAACATGAACGCCCTGATCCGGCAAAGCATCGACGGCGTGCGCCTGTTCGAAGAGCGCGACTGGAAATCCCCGGTGGTGGATGTCTGGGGGATCTCTGATCTGGACCTGTTCAAGGAAACCGACCAGATCCTGCAAGCACTGCCCAAGGACAAGCCGTTCTTTGCCTACGTGCAGACCGCAGGCAACCATCGGCCCTTCACCATTCCCAAAACCAATGACGGCTTTGAGGTGAAGAACCCGACGCTGGCCGAAGTACAAGCCGCAGGATCACGCAGCGTCGAGCAATACAACGCCGTGCGCCTGCTGGACTTCAACATTGGACGCCTGATGGAAATCGCCAAGAAAGGCGGTTACTACGAAAACACCATTTTCGTGCTGTTTGGCGATCACAACACCCGGATCGCCCAGATCCCGTATCTGGCGCCCGCTTACGAGCAGCTCGGCCTGGAGAGCAACGCGGTGCCGATGATCATCCATGCGCCCGCCTTGCTCGGCGCGCGCACTGTCAACGAGGCAGTAGGTCTGGTTGACTTGCTGCCCACCGTTGCCGGCATGGCGGGCCTTGAGTTTCGCAACAGCGGCATGGGGCGGGACATTCAGCAGCCAGCGCCGGAAGGCGAGCGCGTGGTGCCGCTGGTGCTGCGTGAAGGCACGTTCCCGCTGATCGCCGGTGTCACGCAGCATTACATGGTGCAGATGCAGCACGACGGCAGCTCGCCGACGCTGCATGACCTGGCCTCGCAAACGCCACTGGATGATGTGGCCGGGCAGAACCCGGCGGAGTTCAGGCGACTGGTCGAGCTGACCCGCGGCATGCACGAAACATCGCGGCTGATGCTTTACCAGAACGTGCGCAAATAA